TTCCATTTTATCTAACGACAGTTTTTGACTGTTCCAGGCGTCCCGTTTTGACGCCATTTTCTGGAAGATCTCTTTCTGCTCAGCAACCTGTTGCTGATAGTTCTTTTCATCCGCCAGTGCCGCCAGATATTGCTGACGTAATCCCACTTTCAGCTCACCCAATACTCGTCCGGTCTGGCTTTGGATCGACTGAACATCGGCCTCTGCTTTTAAAATAGCGGGGTTTTTGGGCCCATAGACTTTGCGCAGTTCAGACAACGTACGCTGCGCCTGAATTAACGCGATGCGTAAATCTTGAATCTGGGCGTGGTTAGAGACCGAAGGTAGCGAGATAATGCTCTCAACGGACTTGCCTCCCCCATTTACCTCGTTATAGACGGATTCAGCGGCAACACGACGCTGGGTCGCATCGGCGAGACGATTGGTCACAATACTTAACTGCTCGGTTTCAAAACCATCAATACCGCGAAAGGTCAGCAGCCCGGCATTTTTCAGATAGCGGTCCATCTCTTCTTTTTGCTTCGCTATCGACTTCTGAATCTCTTCCATTTTTTCATAATTCAGTTCGCGAGCTTTCTCTGCTTTTAGACGCTTTTGCTCCACCGTATAGTTGATGAAGGCCTGCGCCACGCCGTTGGCGATATCAGCCGCAACCTGAGGCGATGTTGATTCATAGGTAATGGAGGCCAGGTTCGTCGTACGAATGCCGATGACATTCAGGTTTTTCGACAACGTTTTCAGCGCTTGCTCCATTCTCTGTTGCCGACTTTCACTACTATCTTCCCCCTGAGCACCGGCTTTTTCACCGGTAAACTCCGGGTTTTCATCCAGCTTCATATCGCGAACGGCTTGCTCGAGCACAATGCGGGAATGCATCAGCGCATATTGCGTTTCATAGTAACCACTGCGCGTTGAATCAAAACCATCAACCTGCGGAAACGGAGAAACGTTATCGGCCTGCGCTTTAATCAGCACCGTCGCCGTTGAAACATACTTTGAGGACATCATGCTGATTAACGGATAAGCAACGACTCCGGCAACGATACCGGCCAGCGCGATTTTCCAGGCGTTCTTTTTCAGCTCTTTGGCAAAGCGGGAGAGTTCAACGGTGCTTTCTCGTTTTTTGCCGTTTTCCACTATAGATAGTTTCATCGTTAGAAGAACCCCATGCCAATAATCACGACATCGCCAGGATGAACAGAGTGCGTTAAATCGACATTCTCCAGCAGTTGGTTGCTACCCGACAGGCGAATGTTGATATCTTGTCGGTCAGCACGATCTGTAAATCCGCCCGCCTGTGCAATAGATTTTTCGACGGTAAGTCCTGGCTCATAAGCGAATCCATTCGGACTTTTCACTTCGCCTGAAACATAGTACTTACGGAACTCGGCAATACTCACCGTCACCATCGGAGTTGTAAAATAATCTCCGGTCAGGCGTTGAGTTAATTCGTTAGTCACTTGTTCGACAGTTTTATCTTTTAATTTAAGCGCGCCAACAAACGGGAAATTAATCTCCCCGCTCTTATCCAAAATAAATCGCATGGTCATATCGGGTTGACCATGAACAGCGATATTGACAGTATCCCCTGCCCCTAGCCGGTAATCCTGCTGAACAGTAGCTGGATCGTCCATTAATCTCGGGCTGGACGTTGTACATCCAACCACCAGGAGACTGAATAGCAAAACCGCGCACAGTTCTATTATTTTCATTTTAGATCTGAACCTTAGCTTTAAGCATAATCATAGAATTATCATAACCCAACGTTCTAATAACTTCCCGATCGTCGTTGGGACCGATATAAAACGAGTCAGTATCCTTGTTCGAATTTAATGTATCTATTTGATATTTAATCTCAAAATTAACCGACGGTGTGTAGTCATAGCTCATGGTTACGCTAAATACCCCATCTTTATCATGCCGATCCTTATTCTGTTTTTTATAGTCTTCCGAAGTGAATGAGTAATCCAGCAAGGTAGAAAAACGGTTGCCTAACCAGAAATGCTGGTAAGAAAGACCATACTGGGTCACTAAAATATATCCCCCAACTTCCGATGGGTCTTTAATGCTTTGCGCCGAGTGCACCGTGAAAACAGACTGTTGTAACGGTTTCCACTCCCCTTTTATGTCCCAGTTTAGACCATTAAAATCATGCGAGTTTGCGTTGTTTTCAAATGTCTTGTACAGCCATGAAATATTCATGTCGACATTGGTTTTACCCGTTAACTGAGACTTCAGGCCATACAGCAAATAATACTCATTAGTGTCTTTTTCTGAGTTGTTCTCATAGTGACGTTGGTTCGTAATAAAGCTATAGCGAAAGCGCGTTCTGGATGTGTATTGGTCAAAAATTTCTGCTACCAGGCTATTTTCATGCCATTCCTGTTCCTGGATGTAATTGTAGAAATCCTCACTGCGATCCTGCACATCAGATGTATTGCCGAACGTCAGTTTTTTGTACAACAAGGCCAGTTCCGCTTTCCCGCGCCCATCAGGGGCACCGTAGCTGTAGCGCAATTCACTATTGAAAAAATTCGTCGTCAGCGGAGATTTAATCCCATACTGCTCAAACTGGCTCGGTAGAAAACCTTCGGTGATACCGCGACCACGAGATTCATGCCCAAGCGTATCTTCCATATTGAGGGTTAAGCCATGCTTAAGCCCATAACGCCAGGCACCATTAAAACGGAAAAAATGATCGTTATAGTTATCCGCAGAATCGCTTGAGTAATTACGATAATCCCCGGAGTACATCAGTAAATACTTATCCTGACCACGCTCGCCGATCATGCTCAGCACAGGCGCTGCACTCTGAAACGAGGAACCGATAGCATCGCTGCTATGTGGCTGATAAGACACGTTATCATTATAACCATAATCCACAGCGACCTTGCCCTGGAAGTCGATTCCCGCAAAGCCAATATGTGATTTCGGTGTTAAATCAGCCCATGCGGGCTGCGATATCACGATTCCGGTAATAACGAGTAATTTAGTATGCATTCTTACCGACAAATCCTTTGAAAATAGTTTTAATAATAATTTTTATATCCAGCCATAACGACCAGTTTTGAATGTACTCAATATCGTACTGAACCCGTTTTTCCATCTTATAAAGCGCATCGATTTCCCCACGGAAACCGTTGATCTGTGCAAGTCCGGTGATCCCAGGCTTAACTTTATGGCGGATCATGTAATTTTCGACCTGTTTGCGGTACTGCTCATTATGCGTAACCGCATGGGGTCTGGGACCAACAATCGACATACTTCCCTGCAATACATTGATAAATTGCGGAAGTTCATCCAGCGAGGTACGGCGTAAGAAGCTACCGAATTTGGTTACCCGCGGATCGTTTTTCGTGGCCTGAATAACCGTATCGGCGTTCTCCATAACGCGCATCGAGCGAAACTTCCAGACCTTAATTTTTTGCCCGCTCAGGCCATAACGGTCTTGTTTGAAAAAAACCGGCCCGCGGGAGGTGAGTTTGATACCAATGGCAATTGCCAACATCAGCGAAGAAATCATCACCATAATAATACTGCCAAGCACCAAATCTTCTGCCCGCTTGATAAACGAACCCGCGCCTTCAAACGGCGAACTAAAGATCCCGATAGTTTGCAGGTTATGGATGGAGCGCAGCTTGGACATGTTGTTACTGTAGGTATAGAAGTCAGGAACGATATACGTATCTACGGTGGTGTCTGACATCATCGCTAAAAAATGACGGATGCGGTGCAAGGCCACCATCGGTAAAGCGATGTAGATCTCATCTATATTTCCCTGCTTGGCCTCCTCAACCAGGTTGATCACCGGGCCACGAAAGGGGCTTTTAATCTTATCAACGACATCGCCACAGCGAGATAAGGCGCGCTCATCGTAAAAAGCCAGATCTAATGAGATATTGGCGTACTCATTCATTAGCGCGGTTTCTGCAGCCAGACCATTGTCGGTCAAACCAATAATTGCCACGCGCATACTCTTCTTCGTTGAATATTTAAAAATGAAAAAGCGAATGCAATACAGAAAAGGTACTGGAATGAAGTACCAGTAAATAATGGCAGAATAAAAAGGCGACGGCAGTTTGTCTAAGTATCCAAGTGATTCAGGCTCTGCCAGCGTCATACTGACCAGTTCGTTAAAGAAAATAGCCAGCAGCGTACAGAAAATCAACCGTTTTTGATTACGCAATCCAATCGATTTAATCTTTTGCTGATACATTTTGATGTATTCAGCAAACAGCAAAAAAAAGACCGAAAAGAGAATACTCAGAATGGCAATGGTATTAAATGGCACCAGACCTAACAGATGAGCGCTAAAAATCAACGTCACATTGATAACAATGAAATCGACCAGTTTTAAAAAAACCGGATATCCATGGCTGCTAATCTTCAGCGATTTTTTAAGCATAGCTCAGCCCATTATTTATTGATCTTTAATTATTTTTTTCTCATTTCGTGTTGCTAATTATATCACAAGTCTAAAAAACGCAATGGCACACTGTCAGTAAATGTAAAAAATAATGTCTCTTACTGTGATAAATATCGCGAACACAATCATATGTATATGATTTTGATGGATATTAAGTCAATGGAAGTTTTACCCAGAACAGCAAAAAAGATGACTTTTTACAACACTATTACTATTGACAGTTAACAATTCGTGGTCTATGAAAAATGTTTTATGTATGATAAATAACACAATAGTTTAGTTTAGCTAACGATGAATTACCGCTGAATTTCTGTTAAACGCAGCAATTAAAATAAAATTCACGGCCTCGCTGCGAAATTTATAATTACAATAAGAATACAATTAATTACGTTTAAGTATATTAATACAGTTAACAGCTTCAAGAAGATATTTCAGTCCGCACGCTTAAAAAGCGTACTCGCACGCTTAATCCGCCTAATGCTTCACTCCGTGATAGCTGCGGATGCGTACGGTGCAGACGAGCAATGTCGTTAACCAGCGCCAGGCCGATCCCTGCCCCAGGGACATTACTGACGTTATCAAGACGATGAAACGGCAGCAGCGCCTGATGCACCATCTGCTCATCGATGCCCGGCCCACTATCTTCAACCACCAAAACTACAGCTTCCCTTTCTCGCAGCAGCCCGGCGGTCACCACGCCATGCGGCGGCGCATATTTCAGAGCATTATCCAGCAGGTTTCCGCACAGTTCGCCGAGCAGGACTTCATCGCCCTCAATCCACACCGCGTCCTGTTCCCCTTCATAGCCCAGATCGATCCCTTTACTGCGCGCCTGCGCCAGCCGGGTAAAACAGCTACTTTGCACCACCTCGTACAAATTAACCGGCGAGAAATGCCTTTCTCCCTGCTCTTTGCGCTTCACAGCCGACAGCTGTAACAGCCTTTCGGTCAGTTGAATGGTGTTATCCAGCGTGGTGCTCATGGCTTGCAGACTTTCATGCCACTGCTGCGGTTGCTGGCTGGCGAGGGCCACCGAGGCCTGGGTTTTCAGCACCGCCAGCGGAGTTTTAAGCTGATGGGAAGCATCCGCGCTGAAGCGCTCCTGGCGTGAAATAAGGCCACGAAGCCGGTCCAGATAACGATTGAATGCCACAATCAACAGACGGGTTTCCGACCACGGCAGCAGTTCCGGCAGCGGCGTCAGCAGCCCAGGCTCACGACGCACCATCAGCGATGACAGTTGGCGCATCGGACGTAACACCCGGCGCAGCAGCCAGCCAACCAGCACCAGCGTGAGTAGCACCAGCAGACCTTGCGAAACCCACGAGGAAAACAGCAGCTGTCGCGCCAGATAACGTCGCGATTGCAGCGTTTCGGCAACATAAATCTCCGCCATACCGACAATCCCCCCCTCATTGACGGGCTGCAGCAGACGCGCCACGCGAATGGCCTCGCCGCGATATTCAGTGTGATAAAACCACGCCAGCGCCGGATATAGCCGCGTTCGCGAGGTTGCGGGCGGCATCGCCGGTAAATCGTCATAACCAGAGATAACCTTCCCCGCCGGATCGACCACTTTGTAATACAGTCGGTCATTCATGTTCAGTTCGAAGCTGTCCAGCACCACCCACGGCACATTCACTTCCAGCTGTTTATTGCGCACCACCAACCGCTCGGAGACGGTCCTCGCAGATGAAAGTAGCGTGCGGTCATACGCCTGCGTCGCCGCCTGTAGCGCGCTGACATAGCTGTTAAATGCCGACAGCCCCCACAGCAACATTAGCGGCAGGCCCAGGAACATCAGCAGTTGCAGATATAACGACTGGGGCTTAACCCATTTCATCGCTACGCTCCAGTACATAGCCCAGGCCGCGCAACGTGGCGATACGCACATCGCTCCCCTGTAACTTTTTGCGCAGACGATGGATGTACAACTCAATGCTTTCCGGACTGACCTCATCGCTGAGACTGAAAACCTGTTCAAATAACTGCTGACGCGAAACCGGCCGCAAACGACGGTACATCAGCACCGTCAGCAATGCCTGTTCGCGCGGAGTAAGCGCCAGCGGCTGCCCCTGCAACAGAAAATAGCCTTCATCGTGAAAGGCCAGTTCTCCCAGTTGCTGTATACCTTGTACCTGCCCCGCGCTACGGCGTAGCAAGGCCCGCAGTCGGGCATCCAGTTCCTCGATTTCAAACGGTTTTGCCAGATAATCATCGGCCCCGACGTTCAACCCCTTCACCCTATCGGCCACCGCGCTGCGCGCCGTCAGCAGCAGTACAGGCAGCGTCTGCCCGCGTTTACGCAGGCGTTGGACAACTTCAAGACCGTCCAGCCCCGGCATATTGATGTCCAGCACCGCCAGCGCGTACGTTTCGCTATGTAAAAGATGGTCGGCCGCCAGGCCATCAAAAACGCAGTCAACGGCAAAACCGTTTTGCACCAGCGCTTTCTCCAGCCAGTGAGCCAACTCACGGTTATCTTCCGCTAATAAGAGACGCATATCACATCCTGTAAAGTTTCTGCCGCATTGAAAGGGAATTGAAAGGTTAATGTTTTAACAATCACGCAACCGAACTGCTACACATCGGCTCACATAATCACAAAAATCTTCTTCCGTACCCGAAAATCCGGTTTTCCGGCGTGAGGATAAACAATGAAAAAACAGTTACTTCGTACCCTTACTG
The Citrobacter arsenatis DNA segment above includes these coding regions:
- a CDS encoding GumC family protein, which produces MKLSIVENGKKRESTVELSRFAKELKKNAWKIALAGIVAGVVAYPLISMMSSKYVSTATVLIKAQADNVSPFPQVDGFDSTRSGYYETQYALMHSRIVLEQAVRDMKLDENPEFTGEKAGAQGEDSSESRQQRMEQALKTLSKNLNVIGIRTTNLASITYESTSPQVAADIANGVAQAFINYTVEQKRLKAEKARELNYEKMEEIQKSIAKQKEEMDRYLKNAGLLTFRGIDGFETEQLSIVTNRLADATQRRVAAESVYNEVNGGGKSVESIISLPSVSNHAQIQDLRIALIQAQRTLSELRKVYGPKNPAILKAEADVQSIQSQTGRVLGELKVGLRQQYLAALADEKNYQQQVAEQKEIFQKMASKRDAWNSQKLSLDKMEDLYKSLYQRTQELSLSGVNADAVLYDPAVPALKPAKPNKSLLLVMVVMVVVVFSIMYFIVKAAMDNSIGTLSRMKKRLNVVPLGEIRRFSGTSERAQVRDMILKNPLNADIVHGIRTRIMLDNRPLQTLVVASTDHGDGRSLLANLLANSFSFDQKTLLIDADFFNTGGLSSELASATSAGVAELLRGEAQLEQARITLSDNLDFIPRGKATISSLLMLSSGHLESLMRELKSRYQRIIIDVAAVNQSQDVQLIKRAVDGVVFVVKAGEGSAGRIANALDKIEENNGVVIGAVLNAVEEKDLETQEGLRSLNFSTDQLMTTPGRV
- a CDS encoding polysaccharide biosynthesis/export family protein; this encodes MKIIELCAVLLFSLLVVGCTTSSPRLMDDPATVQQDYRLGAGDTVNIAVHGQPDMTMRFILDKSGEINFPFVGALKLKDKTVEQVTNELTQRLTGDYFTTPMVTVSIAEFRKYYVSGEVKSPNGFAYEPGLTVEKSIAQAGGFTDRADRQDINIRLSGSNQLLENVDLTHSVHPGDVVIIGMGFF
- a CDS encoding outer membrane beta-barrel protein, producing the protein MHTKLLVITGIVISQPAWADLTPKSHIGFAGIDFQGKVAVDYGYNDNVSYQPHSSDAIGSSFQSAAPVLSMIGERGQDKYLLMYSGDYRNYSSDSADNYNDHFFRFNGAWRYGLKHGLTLNMEDTLGHESRGRGITEGFLPSQFEQYGIKSPLTTNFFNSELRYSYGAPDGRGKAELALLYKKLTFGNTSDVQDRSEDFYNYIQEQEWHENSLVAEIFDQYTSRTRFRYSFITNQRHYENNSEKDTNEYYLLYGLKSQLTGKTNVDMNISWLYKTFENNANSHDFNGLNWDIKGEWKPLQQSVFTVHSAQSIKDPSEVGGYILVTQYGLSYQHFWLGNRFSTLLDYSFTSEDYKKQNKDRHDKDGVFSVTMSYDYTPSVNFEIKYQIDTLNSNKDTDSFYIGPNDDREVIRTLGYDNSMIMLKAKVQI
- a CDS encoding undecaprenyl-phosphate glucose phosphotransferase codes for the protein MLKKSLKISSHGYPVFLKLVDFIVINVTLIFSAHLLGLVPFNTIAILSILFSVFFLLFAEYIKMYQQKIKSIGLRNQKRLIFCTLLAIFFNELVSMTLAEPESLGYLDKLPSPFYSAIIYWYFIPVPFLYCIRFFIFKYSTKKSMRVAIIGLTDNGLAAETALMNEYANISLDLAFYDERALSRCGDVVDKIKSPFRGPVINLVEEAKQGNIDEIYIALPMVALHRIRHFLAMMSDTTVDTYIVPDFYTYSNNMSKLRSIHNLQTIGIFSSPFEGAGSFIKRAEDLVLGSIIMVMISSLMLAIAIGIKLTSRGPVFFKQDRYGLSGQKIKVWKFRSMRVMENADTVIQATKNDPRVTKFGSFLRRTSLDELPQFINVLQGSMSIVGPRPHAVTHNEQYRKQVENYMIRHKVKPGITGLAQINGFRGEIDALYKMEKRVQYDIEYIQNWSLWLDIKIIIKTIFKGFVGKNAY
- a CDS encoding sensor histidine kinase yields the protein MKWVKPQSLYLQLLMFLGLPLMLLWGLSAFNSYVSALQAATQAYDRTLLSSARTVSERLVVRNKQLEVNVPWVVLDSFELNMNDRLYYKVVDPAGKVISGYDDLPAMPPATSRTRLYPALAWFYHTEYRGEAIRVARLLQPVNEGGIVGMAEIYVAETLQSRRYLARQLLFSSWVSQGLLVLLTLVLVGWLLRRVLRPMRQLSSLMVRREPGLLTPLPELLPWSETRLLIVAFNRYLDRLRGLISRQERFSADASHQLKTPLAVLKTQASVALASQQPQQWHESLQAMSTTLDNTIQLTERLLQLSAVKRKEQGERHFSPVNLYEVVQSSCFTRLAQARSKGIDLGYEGEQDAVWIEGDEVLLGELCGNLLDNALKYAPPHGVVTAGLLREREAVVLVVEDSGPGIDEQMVHQALLPFHRLDNVSNVPGAGIGLALVNDIARLHRTHPQLSRSEALGGLSVRVRFLSVRTEISS
- the tctD gene encoding transcriptional regulator TctD — translated: MRLLLAEDNRELAHWLEKALVQNGFAVDCVFDGLAADHLLHSETYALAVLDINMPGLDGLEVVQRLRKRGQTLPVLLLTARSAVADRVKGLNVGADDYLAKPFEIEELDARLRALLRRSAGQVQGIQQLGELAFHDEGYFLLQGQPLALTPREQALLTVLMYRRLRPVSRQQLFEQVFSLSDEVSPESIELYIHRLRKKLQGSDVRIATLRGLGYVLERSDEMG